AGGAAAAGAAAGTCATCCTTGACTCAATCCAGCCACTCTGAGGTATAATGAAAATTCAGCGTCACTTCGCTCCGACAGGTGGCCGGTTTCAATCAGAATCAGTGGCCAGATTCATCGGAATATGCACTCTTCCGAGCTCAAAATAGGCTTCTGGATTGTTTGGTTCAGTTTCAACTGCTTTTTCATATTCTTTTATGGTATCTTCAATTAAGTCTTTCCTTTCATAGAGGGAGGCAAGGGAGATGTGGGCACGGTAAGAAACAGGCACTTTCCGAACTATCATTGAAATACTCAGTCCATCCTCAATGAATTTTTCTTCCTTTTCTTTGCTGAGTCTTTGTTTATCAAAGATAATTGCCTTTCTCCATTCCTCTTCAGCTTTTTCCAATTCATTCAATGCCCAATAAGCACATCCAAGATTATAATGACCTTGAGCATCAGATTCGGAGATTTCTACTACTCTTTTAAATTCCTCCAATGCATCATTGTATTTTCCCTCCTTAAAATATACATTTCCCAGTAAATCATGCGCCTCAAGAAAATTCTTTTTGTTTTGGATAGCTTTTAAGGCATATTCTTTTGCCTTTTCTAATTTTCCTGAGTTAAAATAAAGTTGTCCCAGATTGTAATTTATAAAAAAGGATGTTCTATCTATCTGAGTAGCAAGCTCTAAAATCTTGATTGCTTCTTCGATTTTTCCTTCTGTTCTTAAAATTAAAAGGGCTCTTTCGTTTAAAGTAGCAGAAACCATGGAAGGCTTAACCCCCATTTTCCTCAATTTTTCTATATCAACTCCATATTTTAATAGGGCTTCATAATCTATTTGGTATCTGACATTAAATTTGATCCAATTCTCCAATGGGATAAAGATTAAGGGAATTTTCTTAGGACTGTATTTTTCAATGGGGATGGATATATTGAGCGTTTCGAATTGTTTTTTTGCTTCATCTAATCTTCCAAGATAAAAATAAGCTCTTGCAATATTTAACTTTGATTCAATATCCTCAGGAGCCATCTCTAAAACTGATTTCCATATTTCAGCCGCTTTTTCCCATTCACCTTTATTGTAATAGATACAGGCTAAATTCTTTTTAGCTTCCATCAAATTTGAATTAATTTCTATAGCCTTTTTAAAGAAGGAGATAGCGTCTTTTTCCAAACCTCTCTGGTAGTGCAAGTATCCTTTTATGAAATAATCTACCTCATCCATTCCTTTTCTTTCCGATAGCCTCTTCAACTCTTCATCAGCCTTTTTATAATCTTTCAATTTCAAATACAAGTGGATCAAAAGATATCTAACATTTGCCTCATCATATCCTTTCTTTATGGCAGAGGTGAGCTTTCCCGCAGCTGTTTTATAATCTTCCTTCAGGATTATTAAGGTAACACCCCTTCCAAAGTATAATAAACCTGTATTTTTTGGAGAAAATGTAAACCTCTCCTTTTGTAATGAAACTGCAGCCAATGCCATATCATCCGCTCTAAGAGGTCTTATATGACCTCTTGTTCTCTTCTGAAGATCAAGAGAGTTGTCAATCTTTTGAAACTCATAAAATGCAGATTCATAATCCTTTTTCATGCAAAGGGCGATCCCTCTGTAAAGGCGAATATCATAATTTTCAGGAAATGAAGCGCTTAGCTTATTCAAAACATCTACGGCTTCATCAATTCTATCTAATTTTAATAATCCTGCAACCAAATCCAGTAGAAAATCTTTATTTATTAAATCTCCTTCTTTATCCTGCGCAGAGATTTGAAAGGTTACTGTTAAAAAAAATATAACAAAAATTAGCTTCATCTTTTTTCTCATTATAATAAAACTCCATGAATTTTTAAACTATAAATATAATCGCATAGTAATATCTGTAGCAGCAATCTGGTCTGATATACTATAAATCTTTTTTAAATCCCTTTTTTTCTTTTAAGAATCTAAAAAACTCTAAGAGGAAAAGATAATCAAAGAGAAATCTGTTTATGATAGGTTCAATTCTTTTTAGATGGGATTCTTTGAAATGATTTTTCCTCATAGAGGGTAAAACTAAAATTCCTATTCTTTCTCTATCTATCTCAAAGGGGATGACCATCTCTGAGAGTATTTTCTCTTTTCTAAATGATATATGGAGAGAATCTTTTTCACAGTTATTTGTTATGTATGGTTTCATTTCTTTAAGAACATGAGGAATTATTCTTTTTTTCCTTCTTCTACTCTTCTGAGGCGTTCTCTTTTTTCTCATATTCTCTTGTCTTTTTCATTGCAATCAGGGAGAAATCATTTTTTTCTTTTTTGAAGATAAAGAATGAGCCAAAGGATACATCAGCAATTTTAATAAATTTTTTAAGGTAATCAGAAAGTAATATATCTAAGAAATCATTGGATTTCTTTAAGGAGAGGAGTTTTTCCACAGGAGATTTTGATGAAAGTGACATTTTTTTTTCCTTTTTTGATTGTTTCTATTTAAGCAGTTATATTTTAAAATTTCAATCTGTTTGTGTTTAGAAAGGAGTAACTGAGGCTAAAAACATATTCGCGAGATTAGCTCCCCAGCAATCCCATAATCTTGCTTTAGAATTTAAATTTTTAAGAAAGATGAGGGTCAAAAAAATGAATCTTCTTAACCCTCTATAAATAGATTTTTTAGAAATAGAAATTTCCATTTACTAATGGCTTAAGATAGATCTCAAATATAATGGAAGATTGTCAAAGAGCATTTCCCAAATTGGCTTTTCCGAATTTGCTCTCATACTGATGTAGCATTGGTCACACTTATTATTTAAGGAGAACTTGTTAATTAATTCCTCCTGGGTTCTGTAACCACTCTTATAAAACATAGCGCATGGAACAAGTTTTCCATCAGGATTCACCACCAAATGTCTTATCCCTGCCTGGCACCCGGGCATTCCTCTATTCTGGAAATATTGGTAATACCTTGATAAGACCCGTTTAGTAGGAATAAAAACCCGTGTTTTCTTCCGGAATTCGTTAAGTTTCTCGATTACCTTTTTAAGCCTTAGTAAATCATTTCCCGTAATAAAATGTACAAACTTACCTGTTCGAAGAGGAGTATAACAGGTAAGATTGAATTTAACATCCCACTTCTTAGCTAAAGTTGCCATTTGAGTAAGGTATTGTAAAGATTCTTTTCTGATAACCGTCATTATCGTTATGTCATTATTCCTCTGAGCAGCCAATGAAGGGATCAATTCCTTTAGATGTTGAAATAATCCTGGAATATTCCTGTTTTGATCATGTTTTTGGTCAGGGAAGTCAATGGAAATACAGAATTGATCTACGCCGGCTTCCTTAAGTAATTTATATTTCTCTAAAGTCAGGAGAGAAGCATTGGTCACCAAAACAATGATAGGAAGACTACCCAAAGCTCTCATTTTCTCAGCAATCTCTAAGATGTCATTTCGAAGTAAAGGTTCTCCTCCTGAAAGCTGAGCCACTATCGGATTTAGTTCTTTGCATATAGAAGTGTATTCTGATGCGTTCGCTAATTTCTCGTTTGCTATCTTCCCTCCCTTGTCACAATGATGGCAATTAGCATTACAGGAATGTGTTATTTCAAATGAAACAGAAAAAGGTTTCTTTTGAATTAAGTTCTTTATTCCTCTGGCTACAGCTTGAAACCCTTGACTCAGCTGGGAATTATACATTATATCTTTCATCAAAACAGTTTACTGACACAATCATACCATAATATAAATGCAATTTTGAACAGAAGTATCAGGATGGGAATCTTTTTCTAACGCTGGAGAAAAGAGGTCTACCATAGACATCGACTTCAAGACCTTCAAATTTCTTATTGAATGAAAAATTTTCTTTGAAATAGAAAAGGGGAATAATAATCGCTTTCTCAATTAATTTCTTCTGAGAGAAAAAGAATAATTCTTTTTTTACATTGATGTCCGAAATCTTTTCCCGATCTTTTAACACGTTAAAAACCTCTATATAATCTGCATCCAAGGTAGAATATAAAACATCATCAAGTAAATATATTAATCTTTCCCCATCCTCCTGATATGGAAAAAACATTTCTTCCACTAAAAGAATTTGAAACGAACCATCCTCTATGATTTTCTTCTTTTCTTTACTCGAGAAATAAAAGAGATTGATTTTAAGCTCTTCTTTAAATACATTTTCCAGGTCCTTTTGCATGAATTCAAGCTCTTTTTCTATTCCCAAATTTATATCTAAATAAGGAAGATAGGCTCTAAAATCTTTTATTCCTGGAAAATCTAACACAAATCCTACTTCTTTTTCAGGAAAAAAACAAGATGCGAGTTTTATCCTGTTATTTTTATTTCTCCATTTAGTAAGTATCAGAGAAACGAAAGCTTTTCGAGAATTCTCGTTCATCTGAGAGGGGTTGAATAATAAATACACCATCCTGTTCTTTCCCTCTATCAATTCGTGAGACTCATTCAGGTTGTTTTCTACTTTATAAAAATCAAAAGTTATTTCAGGATTTTCTTTCCCTGAGAAGAAAATTTGCAATTTCTCAATGTATGGCATCCCTTTGAAATAATTCTGGTTGGGCAAAAGTTCTATTCTTTCTCCTTTTACCCAGGAATCCAATACAAAGGGGCCTGAATAAGAGTTTTTTCTTTCTGAGAAAACAAATAAATAAGGAGTTGATAACATGAGTGGAAAATCTGGTTCAGAGTTTATTAAATCTATCACGAGTTTTAAAGGCTCTTCGTCGATTATTCCTTTAATTTTCAACGATTTATTTTGCAGAAATTCATTACCTCCAGAAATTTTAGCAGCCAATTTTTCTGCCCCTGGTGTTCCACTTTTTATGTATGTTTCCAAAGATTTCTTTAAAACCGAGCTTTCAATCGGAGTTAAATCTGAAAAGAATAAGCTTTCTTTTATTCTAAATTCCCATCTTTTAAAATCGTTCTGAGAGCTCCAATTCTTAAAGATTGAAGAATTTAAGCTCATATTTTTTTTAAGAATTAAAAAATTTTCCCATAAAAGAGGAAGAAAATTAAAATCTTCTATGCCAGTTTCATATGGAACAATAGATATGGGTTCATTCAAGTATAAATTTAAAATTCCTCCATATCGAGGACGTGTAAAGAATATGAAAAATGTAGATAAAATTATAAGGATTATCTTCTTATTCATTTTCTTCTTTTATACAATGAAATAACATATTCATCCGTTCCCAATTCTGTCCTGAACTTTTCTACGGTGACAAAACAGTTCTCATCCTCAATTTTTCCTTCTGAGAGCGACAAAATATTTCCGTCTATCTTAGCTTCACCAATCTTTTGTAATCCATTTGCAACTTTAAAATTAAGCTGATCTTTGTTAATTTCAGAGGAATGTTCAGTTAAAATTAAGATATTTTCTATAACACACAACTGATCACCAACTTTACTTTCTGGAAATCCAATTTCTTTAAACTTTTTATTAAAATACCTCAGCTTCCCCTGCTCATCAACAAGATATATCCCAATAAATTCACCATTTTCATCGTTCATAGCCTGGATCGAATAGAAAGGAACGAGATTATATTTTAAAGTCTCTGCCACAGGTGAATCTCCTTCATTTAAAAATATATCCTCCTCCTTTATTAAACTGATTTGTCCTGTAAAATAATTTTTTCCGTTTTGAAAATCAGAAAATAATACATATTTATTATCTCCTATCCTCAATTTGATCAAAGGAACAAAATTTGCGTATCTACTCAATACTAACTCCTCACCCTGAACTTGATATAAAATTGAATTATCGGAGAATGAGGATGATAATATAATATATTCTTTATCATCGGTATTATATTTCAGGATTTTTCCCACTTCATCTTGAGACGGATATAAAGGCAACCTCCAGTCTAAACTTATCTTTTTTTCCTCTATCAAATTTTTCTCTTTTATCGAATATATAAAAAATTTATCAGATGTTAAGATTCCCAATTTATTTTCATCAATAATACATGCATCAAGAATTTTAAAGAAAAAAGGAGAGCTTTTAAAAAGTTGAATAAAGGGATGAATTTTCGATACTGAAAGAGGCTTTCTAAATATATCAATTTCTCTTTCATCTTTTTTTCCTGAACAGAAAACAAAATTGATTAATTGTTCTATCTTTCCATCGTATAATTTTGCACTTATTCCTATTCTTTTAGCGTCTTCCCAGTAATACAAAAATACGTAATAGTCAATTTTCTCCTCATATGGCTGATCGACATATCCCCCACTATCGTCAAAGGATAAAATATAATCACCAAATATAACCTTACCGTCTAAAATATCCTCAAACTTTTTCCTCATCAATTGATAAACATTCTGAAGAAAATACGAATCCCTTTCGGATAAATTTACAAACTCTTTTATCGATATTCTTCTCTGCTCGTCAAAATTTAGACTATTAGAAACTTTTCTTACAAAACAGTCTAAAAGAGACTCAATATTCTGGCTGAAAATAAAAGAATTCATAAGGATTAACAGCAGGAAGATTTTTTTCATATAATTTATTTTATCAGATAAATCAATTATTTATCAATAATGGAAGCAAGTAAAGTTTGTGTTAAGAGAATTTAATTTAACTTTTCTGGGCAGCAAGGGTGGCGGAGAAAACCGTCACGAATGCGGAGCGGGCATGGTTGCTCCTGTTTTTTTTAACAATCACAAAACTTTACTTGCTTCCTCAATAATTGTAAGAACGAAAACTTTGTGTTGACTTGATTTGATTTTTTATTTTTTTCTGTGTTAACATTTTTTCTAATGAATGAGATATTAGAATTACAAAAACTGAAAGTAGATAATCTGATTCCTGTAGAAAAATTCCCCTTGGATGATCTTCAGAGAGAGGTATTAAAAAATATTTACCTGGAGATAGGATATGGCGATACTCTTTTCCTATTTTCTCCGAGGTATACAATCCTCAGTCCTTCATCAAATGAAAAAATAAGTGAATTTGTCAGTACAAAAGAAACTCTTTTAAGCTGGCTCAAACTGTATCTATTAAAAAATCTAATTCACTATACTGTTATATTAGAAAACAATAGTTATTTTATTGAACAGAATGATTATCTAATGATTGCTCGATTGAGAGAAAGAAATTCAAATGGAAAAAAATATGAAGTAAAATATTACACACACTCACCTAAAGAAATAATCTCCCATTATGAAGATAAAATTTATATCGGAAGAGATTTTATTGATCTATTCCATTTTAAAAGAAAATATTATGGAATTGATGAATTTGTTCACTCTATAAAAGACCAGTATGAAATATTAGTCAAAAGAGGAAATGAGAAGCTCAAGAATCAGAAGGAATATAAATCCACTTATATGAGGGAAATCAAGGAATTGGTTGGAGAACTTTACTCTCACACAAAGAAGACTTTACCAACGATTCCTCCTTACATAAACCTTCATGAATTATCCTCTAATGACCTCATTGAGATAATAACTCAATATCGATCGATAAAACACTTTTTAATTGAACTGGAAGAAGAAATATCTGATTTTGAAAATCAATTGAGGTGGGCGGAAGAAATTAACTTTGCAAGATATGTTACTAAATATAAAAGGGATGTAACAAATTTAATATCTTATTTAAATTTTAAAATCATATGTAAGCTCTCTTCTTATATAAACAAACTCTCCTGATTTTTATTGTATTAATAAATCTTTATATTCCCATAAGATGTTTTGAGGGATATCCTAATATCCTTTTCATCACCAGCGATAAAAACTTTTTCAGTCCCCTCAATTCTTGAAGTGAATTTAGGGAACTGAAAATCGGATATTATATCACCACCCCTTGCTCTGGAAATAAGATAAACCATGGATTTTTTAGGAAGTGACAATTCTATGTTTGAATACTCGCTATCCACTTCAATTTCATCATTTATTGTAACTGGCTTGAGAAATATCGAGCCGTTTCTCAAATTAATTTTTACTTTTCCAGAAAAGTTAGCAAGATAAACATCTTCATAGTTAGTACTAATATCGATGAAGCCTGCCTCTATTTCATTCCCATAGAGTTTAGTGTGTTTTCCGAATAGTATGAAATCTCCCTTCATATTTTCGGCATCCAAACTACAATAATCACCTTCAATGACAAATCCCTTTCTCACATCTTTAGCAATGACAGAGGAATGTTTTGTCCTAATTTCCACCTTTCCTGCATTCTTCAATCTAATATCTTTATAAGAATTCCCAATGGATAAATTTTCTATAATATTTTCCGCTTCAATACCTGAATAATCGGATTTAATCAGAACACTTTTTAAGACATTTTTTACATCGATCTCCCCATACTTATTGTATATTTTCACATTCCCTGAAATTTTGTCTGAAGATATTTTAGAATATTTTGTCTCAATGTCTAAATCTCCAACTATATCATAAGTTTCAATGTTCCCATAAGAGTTTTTAATCGAAAGATTTTTCCCTATATTTCTTGCTTCTATTTTCCCATATTTATTTTCTACTTCAACATTACCATCAATTTTCTCTGCTGAGATTTCACAGTATGAAGCTCCAATAAACAAATCAGAGGATTTTGGTCCTTCTAAATCCATATAAATTTCAATTTTTCTCTTTCTCTTTGAAATTTCATCTCTATTAACTGATATATCTATTCTGTTATTAAATTTATCAATAACAAGAGAGACTTTTTTGTTTATCAAGTCTGCTTCTCTTCGATTCTTCGCCCATATTTTTTTTGTTATCTGAGCTCTTAGTTTATTCGTATCTTTTCCGATGAATTTAACATAGCCGTATTTATTTAAGATTTTGATATAAGAAGGAGGCTCCAGAACAAGTTCTTTTTCTTCTTTAAATTCGAAAGGAATCCCTCTGGTTTTAAAAAAGTCATCTATTTCTATTCCTTTAAAATCATAATTTTTTACAAAATGGAGACCTATTCCGAACAGGATTACCAAAATAACAATTATTATGTCCCTTGTTTTCATAAGATTTTTTTCTTCAATCCTTCATAGAGATATTTAATTCCAATCACAATCAATATAAGGGGCCAGTAATCAGCAATTATATCCCATACATCAAATCTGTATCCTAAATTATGAATTAAAAACAATACCCCAATTACGAGAAGAATCAAACCGAAAATTAATGACTCTGTTCTTTTTTGTTTCATTTTATTTTTCCTCCCTCTTTCTTGCTTCTCTGTGCCATACATAAAGCATCCTGAATGATATAAAAATCAAAATAAGCGGCCACAATCTTAACACATCGTCATAAGAAAAAACTCTCCAGTTAGCAAGCTGAAATATCACTCCCAGTACAATCAATACCATACCCCAGAAAATCGAACCTTCTTCTTTTCCCAATTTTAAGGTAGGTCTATACTCTTCTCCTAAATTTATCGATTTTGCAGTGTTATAAGCATCAACAATCATAAAAAAGTAAAATCCTGCTATAAGAAGACCAAAAATTACTTCTTCCACTCCACGAGCTCGACCCTGAATGCCAATCAGAATCCCAAATATTAAAATAAAAGTAACTGCCTTAAGAACCTGACCATTGTAAATGGCACCGAGCCCTGGAACTATTGCAAGCACTGCAGCAAGTCCCGGGGATTTTTTCTTCTCATAAGTGGTAACTTTTTTTACTTCATCCTTTACACATTCCTTACAATAAACTTTTCCATCAACTTCTATCATGCATTCATCACAGAGAGATTTTCCACAATGGACGCATACAAATTTCCCTTCCCTTTCTGGATGATAAAAGCAGCTCATTTCTCCTCCTTATATACTTAAATATTTATATAAAAATTATCAAATTTATCTTTTCTGTTGTTGATATTGGCAACAGCTATTTTAGTTGAAACGGATGAAGAACTTTCTCTTTCCGGTTTTTCTTTCTTCTCAAGAATTCCTGGGATTATATCAGCTCTCTCTTTGTATGATAAAGTGATAAAATCTTTTAAAGTATTCAGATTATCGAGCAATATGGAAGTTTTTGAATACAATTTCTCGATCTGACCTAACATTATATGAGTGCTCTTATTCACATTTTCAAAAAACAACTGTTTTCTTGGAGATGGGACATAAACAACAAGAAAAATCAGAAGTAAAGAAAACGCCAGTTCTATACGGTATGGGAATCCGAAATATCTGGGCGCTTTCTTAACTCCTTTTAGGGATGTGGATGTAAGAATTCTTTCAATCAGCTCCTCTTCAGGTTCAATCTCAGGAAAATTCGAAAGAGAAACGATAACATCCCTTAAAGATTCATAATAATTTCCACACTCTCCACATTTTTCAAGATGGACTTCTATCTCATGAATTGAAGCCTGATCAATGCTCTTCTCAACGTAAAAACTCAATAAATCTCTTATTCTTTCACATTCTCCCATTTTTAACCCTCTTTTTTTCTTCAATCAATATCTTTGCCAGCTCAAGGCGTGCCCTGTTTATTCTTGACTTAACCGTTCCCAGAGGAAGGTCGAGAATCTCTGCAATTTCCTGATAGCTTAAACCCTGAATATCCCGGAAAATAATAGATAGCCTTGATTCTGGCGTTAATGCCTTTATCCCTTCCCATACAAATTCCCTTACATATTCAGAACTTTCATCTCTTTCAGAAAAACTTACTTCTTCTTTAAACCTTTCAATTCCACTCTTTTCTCTTTTATGTTTCCTGTACCAGTCAATCAAATGATTTCTCGCCAGCCTTATGAACCATAAAGGAAAACCCACTTTAAAGTCGTATTTATTTAAAGAATTCCATAATTTGATGAATATCTCCTGGGTGAGATCTTCGGCTTCAACTTTACTCAGTGAAAATTGATATGCCATGTTAAAAATCCTTTTTGTAAAATTTCTTACCAGAAATTCCCATGAATCCTTATCTCCATCTATGGAATTCTTTACTATCTTCTGCCAATCCATTTAGCACTAATTCCATTTCCAAAAACATAAACGAAATCTCATTTCTAAAAGTTCATTTTTTTATTTTTAGATAGTATTGCTTCTTTTAAAATAAGTTTTATTACTTCCCTTTCCCAAGAAGAAGAGAATTGAAGAACAATTTAAATGTTCCCACTGTCTGAGCACGGTGTTGAACTCTGAACCCGAGTAAGATAATCTTTCCTTTTTCATACTGAACATCAACTACAGCAGCTTTTCTTTTTAAATTCTCCTCCCCTAAAATCCATCCGCTCTGAAGGAGAGGTTCGTTTGGATAATAACCAACAACTCTTCTGTCAAAATTTATTCTTGGAATTGTCGTTCTGAAGGCAACACTTTGCATGAAGAATGCTGAAGCATCCTCAGGCATTCCCCATCCTATGGGATGCCTGTTGTCAATTTTGATTTTCAAAAGTGAACCAGGACAAAAAAATTCCTCACTTTTCAGAGTTCTTAAAGCATTCACAACAGGAACATCAAGATGTTCTATGGCTAAAGAAGATGCTGAATCAAAAAGAACTAAATTCCCACCATTTTTTATGAATTTCTTCAAATTCTCAAGTCCCTCTTTTTCAATTCCTCCGCTATATTCTTTCGGAAGAGGAGCGAAAAATCTTGCAAACTCGCCTGC
This DNA window, taken from Acidobacteriota bacterium, encodes the following:
- a CDS encoding radical SAM protein, giving the protein MYNSQLSQGFQAVARGIKNLIQKKPFSVSFEITHSCNANCHHCDKGGKIANEKLANASEYTSICKELNPIVAQLSGGEPLLRNDILEIAEKMRALGSLPIIVLVTNASLLTLEKYKLLKEAGVDQFCISIDFPDQKHDQNRNIPGLFQHLKELIPSLAAQRNNDITIMTVIRKESLQYLTQMATLAKKWDVKFNLTCYTPLRTGKFVHFITGNDLLRLKKVIEKLNEFRKKTRVFIPTKRVLSRYYQYFQNRGMPGCQAGIRHLVVNPDGKLVPCAMFYKSGYRTQEELINKFSLNNKCDQCYISMRANSEKPIWEMLFDNLPLYLRSILSH
- a CDS encoding DUF5668 domain-containing protein, which encodes MSCFYHPEREGKFVCVHCGKSLCDECMIEVDGKVYCKECVKDEVKKVTTYEKKKSPGLAAVLAIVPGLGAIYNGQVLKAVTFILIFGILIGIQGRARGVEEVIFGLLIAGFYFFMIVDAYNTAKSINLGEEYRPTLKLGKEEGSIFWGMVLIVLGVIFQLANWRVFSYDDVLRLWPLILIFISFRMLYVWHREARKREEK
- a CDS encoding GAF domain-containing protein produces the protein MRKKRTPQKSRRRKKRIIPHVLKEMKPYITNNCEKDSLHISFRKEKILSEMVIPFEIDRERIGILVLPSMRKNHFKESHLKRIEPIINRFLFDYLFLLEFFRFLKEKKGFKKDL
- a CDS encoding tetratricopeptide repeat protein — encoded protein: MRKKMKLIFVIFFLTVTFQISAQDKEGDLINKDFLLDLVAGLLKLDRIDEAVDVLNKLSASFPENYDIRLYRGIALCMKKDYESAFYEFQKIDNSLDLQKRTRGHIRPLRADDMALAAVSLQKERFTFSPKNTGLLYFGRGVTLIILKEDYKTAAGKLTSAIKKGYDEANVRYLLIHLYLKLKDYKKADEELKRLSERKGMDEVDYFIKGYLHYQRGLEKDAISFFKKAIEINSNLMEAKKNLACIYYNKGEWEKAAEIWKSVLEMAPEDIESKLNIARAYFYLGRLDEAKKQFETLNISIPIEKYSPKKIPLIFIPLENWIKFNVRYQIDYEALLKYGVDIEKLRKMGVKPSMVSATLNERALLILRTEGKIEEAIKILELATQIDRTSFFINYNLGQLYFNSGKLEKAKEYALKAIQNKKNFLEAHDLLGNVYFKEGKYNDALEEFKRVVEISESDAQGHYNLGCAYWALNELEKAEEEWRKAIIFDKQRLSKEKEEKFIEDGLSISMIVRKVPVSYRAHISLASLYERKDLIEDTIKEYEKAVETEPNNPEAYFELGRVHIPMNLATDSD
- a CDS encoding zf-HC2 domain-containing protein; the protein is MGECERIRDLLSFYVEKSIDQASIHEIEVHLEKCGECGNYYESLRDVIVSLSNFPEIEPEEELIERILTSTSLKGVKKAPRYFGFPYRIELAFSLLLIFLVVYVPSPRKQLFFENVNKSTHIMLGQIEKLYSKTSILLDNLNTLKDFITLSYKERADIIPGILEKKEKPERESSSSVSTKIAVANINNRKDKFDNFYINI
- a CDS encoding ABC transporter substrate-binding protein → MNKKIILIILSTFFIFFTRPRYGGILNLYLNEPISIVPYETGIEDFNFLPLLWENFLILKKNMSLNSSIFKNWSSQNDFKRWEFRIKESLFFSDLTPIESSVLKKSLETYIKSGTPGAEKLAAKISGGNEFLQNKSLKIKGIIDEEPLKLVIDLINSEPDFPLMLSTPYLFVFSERKNSYSGPFVLDSWVKGERIELLPNQNYFKGMPYIEKLQIFFSGKENPEITFDFYKVENNLNESHELIEGKNRMVYLLFNPSQMNENSRKAFVSLILTKWRNKNNRIKLASCFFPEKEVGFVLDFPGIKDFRAYLPYLDINLGIEKELEFMQKDLENVFKEELKINLFYFSSKEKKKIIEDGSFQILLVEEMFFPYQEDGERLIYLLDDVLYSTLDADYIEVFNVLKDREKISDINVKKELFFFSQKKLIEKAIIIPLFYFKENFSFNKKFEGLEVDVYGRPLFSSVRKRFPS
- a CDS encoding sigma-70 family RNA polymerase sigma factor, producing MDWQKIVKNSIDGDKDSWEFLVRNFTKRIFNMAYQFSLSKVEAEDLTQEIFIKLWNSLNKYDFKVGFPLWFIRLARNHLIDWYRKHKREKSGIERFKEEVSFSERDESSEYVREFVWEGIKALTPESRLSIIFRDIQGLSYQEIAEILDLPLGTVKSRINRARLELAKILIEEKKRVKNGRM
- a CDS encoding DUF5668 domain-containing protein, whose amino-acid sequence is MKQKRTESLIFGLILLVIGVLFLIHNLGYRFDVWDIIADYWPLILIVIGIKYLYEGLKKKIL